One Rosa chinensis cultivar Old Blush chromosome 5, RchiOBHm-V2, whole genome shotgun sequence genomic region harbors:
- the LOC112203975 gene encoding kinesin-like protein KIN-14K, with the protein MDDFRHHKQRSKLGGDASQNINEGDASQNFNEDFELLGFGDEDTGERLSDISDGVLSMGTETDGSMSSSAVEFTLFPEVTKPTERTTTETPEAKKTQAQNALGEKTPSHPTVRFAPTSKLPKPTPKLVDTKATRSSLVRSSSKVLPSPRKATAGSSTSSVKSGKRWQ; encoded by the exons ATGGATGACTTTAGACATCATAAGCAGAGGTCAAAACTTGGAGGCGATGCAAGTCAAAATATTAATGAAGGCGATGCAAGTCAAAATTTTAATGAAGACTTTGAGCTCTTGGGCTTTGGCGATGAAGATACTGGGGAGAGATTGAGCGACATATCTGATGGTGTTCTTTCAATGGGAACAGAAACCGATGGTTCAATGTCCAGTTCTGCTGTGGAGTTTACTCTTTTTCCTGAAGTTACAAAACCAACAGAACGCACAACTACTGAAACTCCAGAAGCCAAGAAAACTCAAGCTCAGAATGCTCTAGGCGAGAAGACACCATCCCATCCGACTGTAAG GTTTGCACCAACATCTAAACTTCCAAAGCCAACACCTAAGTTGGTCGATACAAAAGCCACTCGTTCATCATTGGTTAGAAGCTCGTCAAAGGTTTTGCCGA GTCCTAGGAAAGCTACTGCTGGAAGCAGCACCTCGTCGGTGAAGTCTGGCAAACGATGGCAATAA
- the LOC112203714 gene encoding mitogen-activated protein kinase kinase 9, with amino-acid sequence MALLQQRRKIPSLSLASTPVHHRPILSLQTIPRPAVTTTITSSSSTAPISASDLERLQVLGHGSGGTVYKVLHKPTSTPYALKQLHSPAADSSSDNNTLQSELDILRRTTGSPYVVHCHAIFEKPSGDVSVLMEYMDLGSLETLLKSQGPFSEEKLAPIARQVLEGLDYLHKTHKIVHRDIKPGNLLMNNKKEVKIADFGCSSDESCSSSVGTCAYMSPERFDPERYGGSHNGYACDIWSFGVTIMELYMGYFPLLPKGQRPDWASLMCAICFGEVPCLPEGASEDFRSFLECCMHKEASKRWTAAQLLTHPFVCKAPSEECKPNLFDKKRKRDDDGVERSERSQKSIKIEVC; translated from the coding sequence ATGGCTCTTCTCCAACAACGTCGCAAGATCCCCTCCTTGTCTTTAGCCTCCACCCCCGTCCACCACCGCCCAATTCTCTCCCTACAAACCATCCCTCGCCCCGCCGTCACAACCACCATCACCTCCTCCTCTTCCACAGCACCCATCTCCGCCTCAGACCTCGAGCGACTCCAAGTCTTGGGTCACGGCAGCGGCGGCACCGTCTACAAGGTCCTTCACAAGCCCACTTCCACCCCTTACGCTCTCAAACAACTCCACTCGCCGGCTGCTGACTCCTCCTCCGATAACAACACACTTCAGAGTGAACTCGACATCCTCCGCCGCACAACCGGCTCTCCCTACGTCGTCCACTGCCACGCCATCTTCGAGAAGCCCTCCGGAGACGTGTCGGTTCTCATGGAGTACATGGACTTGGGTTCTCTTGAAACCTTGCTCAAGTCCCAAGGTCCCTTCTCCGAAGAAAAGCTTGCCCCCATCGCACGCCAAGTCCTCGAAGGCCTCGACTACCTTCACAAGACTCACAAGATTGTTCATCGCGACATCAAGCCCGGGAATCTTTTAATGAACAACAAGAAGGAGGTCAAGATCGCCGACTTTGGTTGCAGTAGTGACGAGTCTTGCAGTTCCTCTGTGGGGACTTGTGCTTATATGAGCCCGGAGCGGTTTGATCCGGAGAGATACGGTGGAAGTCACAATGGCTATGCCTGTGATATATGGAGCTTTGGGGTGACTATAATGGAACTCTACATGGGTTACTTCCCCTTGCTCCCGAAGGGTCAGAGACCGGACTGGGCATCTCTTATGTGCGCTATCTGTTTCGGAGAGGTGCCGTGCTTGCCGGAGGGTGCGTCGGAAGACTTTAGGAGCTTTCTTGAGTGCTGCATGCACAAGGAGGCCTCCAAGAGGTGGACAGCGGCTCAACTTTTGACCCACCCGTTCGTCTGCAAGGCTCCATCCGAGGAATGCAAGCCAAACTTGTTcgacaagaaaagaaaacgtGATGATGATGGCGTTGAGCGAAGTGAGAGATCTCAAAAATCAATCAAGATTGAAGTATGTTAG